From Spirosoma aerolatum, one genomic window encodes:
- a CDS encoding SDR family oxidoreductase produces MFQKPNQRLVGQTAIITGASSGIGKATALSLAMEGAHVVINYIGNPVGAEEAAQLIRDNGGQAMLAQADVSKEDQVQKMFADTIAAFGTVDILVANAGLQKDAKFIDMSLKDWQFVLDVNLTGQFLCAREATREFLRRGPRPEVSQSLGKIICMSSVHEIIPWAGHSNYAASKGGVMLLMKSIAQELGGYKIRVNSVAPGAIRTPINRSAWETPQALSNLMKLIPYKRIGETSDIGSTVAWLCSDEADYIHGHTMVVDGGMTLYPGFEDNG; encoded by the coding sequence ATGTTTCAAAAACCCAACCAACGATTAGTCGGCCAGACGGCCATCATTACCGGAGCCAGTTCGGGCATCGGGAAAGCAACCGCCCTTTCGCTGGCAATGGAAGGTGCTCACGTCGTAATCAACTACATCGGCAACCCGGTCGGAGCCGAAGAAGCCGCCCAACTCATTCGGGACAATGGCGGTCAGGCCATGCTTGCTCAGGCCGATGTGAGCAAGGAAGATCAGGTACAGAAAATGTTTGCCGATACGATTGCCGCCTTCGGTACGGTCGATATTCTGGTTGCCAATGCGGGCCTGCAAAAAGATGCCAAGTTTATCGACATGAGCCTGAAAGACTGGCAGTTTGTGCTGGACGTAAACCTGACTGGGCAATTTTTGTGCGCTCGTGAAGCCACCCGTGAGTTTCTGCGTCGGGGGCCACGGCCGGAGGTGTCGCAGTCGCTCGGCAAGATTATCTGCATGAGTTCGGTGCATGAAATTATCCCCTGGGCGGGTCACTCCAATTATGCGGCCTCAAAGGGTGGGGTTATGCTGCTCATGAAGTCTATCGCTCAGGAATTGGGTGGGTATAAGATCCGGGTCAACAGCGTAGCACCCGGCGCCATTCGTACACCTATCAACCGATCCGCCTGGGAAACGCCACAGGCTCTGTCGAACCTAATGAAGCTGATTCCCTACAAACGCATCGGCGAAACCTCCGACATTGGCTCAACAGTGGCCTGGCTCTGCTCCGACGAAGCCGATTACATTCACGGTCATACGATGGTAGTAGATGGCGGCATGACACTGTACCCCGGTTTTGAAGATAACGGCTAA
- a CDS encoding GMC oxidoreductase produces MTTHTYDIIIIGTGSGGGTIAQHLAPTGKKILILERGDFIPKEKENWDVMQVVVNGRYRTDEVWYDKDNQPFKPFTHYVVGGNSKMYGAACFRLRESDFQQTQHETGISPAWPLTYADFAPYYDQAERLYSVHGIRSVDPTEPPTSQPYPYAPITPEPFAKELYENVQKTGLKPFPIPMAVRLGQDKPERPDAPTVLGNFDGFPDPSEAKADAHVTGVRVALQYPNVTLLTNTVATRLITDDTGKGITAVQVLRNGQIETFEACLVILAAGAINSAALLLRSANGQHPNGLANSNDLVGRNYMAHINGCLIAYTPDKLNTAAFQKYFCIGDYYEATPENPYPLGEIQLMGKNDPPTVAELAADFLPDKDAAWLSTHSIDFWLTAEDLPDPENRVTLTHDGAIQLIYHREQNNVAAFEALKQKLKDLFVKLGDIDPALKTVYWAGYDLGISGVSHQCGTLRFGTDPATSVLDVNCKAHELDNLYVVDGSFFPSSGAYNPSLTTVANALRVGDHLLKNVL; encoded by the coding sequence ATGACGACACATACCTACGACATTATTATCATCGGAACCGGCTCCGGTGGTGGAACAATTGCCCAGCATTTAGCCCCAACCGGGAAAAAAATTCTGATTCTGGAACGGGGTGATTTTATCCCCAAAGAGAAAGAGAACTGGGACGTTATGCAAGTAGTGGTCAATGGCCGCTACCGCACCGACGAGGTTTGGTACGATAAAGACAACCAGCCGTTTAAGCCGTTTACGCACTATGTAGTGGGTGGCAACAGCAAAATGTACGGAGCCGCCTGTTTTCGGCTGCGCGAATCCGACTTTCAACAGACACAGCACGAAACGGGTATCTCGCCAGCCTGGCCGCTGACATACGCCGATTTTGCGCCTTATTACGATCAGGCCGAACGGCTTTATAGCGTGCATGGCATCCGAAGTGTCGATCCTACTGAGCCCCCAACCAGCCAGCCGTATCCGTATGCCCCCATTACGCCCGAACCCTTTGCCAAAGAACTCTACGAAAACGTCCAGAAAACGGGATTGAAACCGTTTCCGATTCCGATGGCGGTGCGGCTGGGGCAGGATAAACCTGAACGCCCTGACGCGCCCACGGTGCTGGGCAATTTCGATGGCTTCCCCGACCCGTCTGAAGCCAAAGCCGATGCGCATGTAACGGGTGTCCGGGTGGCTTTACAATACCCAAATGTAACGCTGCTGACCAACACCGTAGCTACCCGACTGATTACGGATGATACAGGCAAGGGCATTACGGCTGTGCAGGTGCTGCGAAACGGCCAAATAGAAACGTTTGAAGCCTGTCTGGTGATTTTGGCGGCAGGAGCTATCAACTCAGCAGCTTTGCTACTACGCTCGGCCAACGGGCAGCACCCCAACGGATTAGCGAATAGCAACGACCTAGTCGGGCGAAATTATATGGCCCATATCAACGGCTGCCTGATTGCCTACACGCCTGACAAGCTGAATACAGCTGCGTTTCAGAAATATTTCTGCATCGGCGACTATTACGAAGCCACGCCCGAAAACCCGTATCCATTGGGTGAAATTCAGTTGATGGGCAAAAACGACCCGCCCACGGTGGCTGAACTGGCTGCTGATTTTCTGCCCGACAAAGACGCGGCCTGGCTATCGACTCACAGCATCGACTTTTGGCTGACCGCCGAAGACTTGCCCGACCCTGAAAACCGGGTAACACTCACGCACGATGGGGCTATCCAACTCATCTATCACCGCGAACAGAATAACGTGGCCGCTTTTGAAGCCCTGAAACAAAAACTCAAAGATCTGTTTGTGAAACTGGGCGATATAGACCCCGCTCTCAAAACCGTATACTGGGCAGGCTACGATCTGGGAATCAGCGGGGTTTCGCACCAGTGCGGTACGCTCCGGTTTGGTACGGACCCGGCTACGTCGGTGCTTGATGTGAATTGTAAGGCGCATGAACTCGACAATCTATACGTGGTCGATGGGAGCTTTTTCCCCTCATCGGGGGCTTACAACCCATCGTTGACTACCGTTGCCAATGCCCTGCGCGTCGGCGATCATTTACTGAAAAATGTGCTATAG
- a CDS encoding MGH1-like glycoside hydrolase domain-containing protein — protein sequence MKTTKKQPNTVAERVRLQEQYSGKQDWLHWGPYLSERQWGTVREDYSPYGNAWEYFSHDHARSRTYRWGEDGIAGISDEKQRLCFSIALWNGKDPILKERLFGLTGNEGNHGEDVKELYYYLDSTPTHSYMKHLYKYPQRAFPYADLVETNRSRDRYQPEYELLDTGIFDENRYFDVFTEYAKASEQDILIRITVHNRGSEAAPVHLLPTLWFRNNWSFGQIPAKPRIRRGADTEGAGSLQTEHPGQCPYTLYFEPTQTVLFTENETNTERVFGYPSAHPFTKDAFHRAIIGGEFDSLSQRVEGSKAAPVYQLTIPAGESVTVKLRLSRSANSKPLGAEFDQLVTQRVQEADEFYATIQSPEADAETKNIQRQAFAGMLWSKQFYYLDVPQWLDGDPGQPAPPAERKHGRNHQWRTLNNEDIISMPDKWEYPWYAAWDLAFHCVPLARVDPQFAKNQLILFLREWYMHPNGQLPAYEWAFGDVNPPVHAWSCLAVYKLEAAQTGVGDVDFLKRVFLKLLLNFTWWVNRKDAKGNNVFEGGFLGLDNIGVFDRSNQIPGGGRLEQADGTSWMAMYCLNMLEMALEIAKTDVTYEDVATKFFEHFVYIAESLNRLGEDWDGSWDENEAFFYDILELPGQHYIPLKIRSLVGLSTLFAVLKIPRSIFAKLPDFTKRMRWFQQYQKQGKMHIVVEDIDENQDLLLSLIPPDRLERLLHAMLDEGEFLAPGGIRSISKIHEHGYSVHIDGQEFGLRYEPGESSSGLFGGNSNWRGPIWMPMNYLLVCALRTYHSYYGNQVQVEFPTGSGQQISLGEAASMLAQRLVGIFRPDANGYRPVNGNEGRYATDPHFKDLVLFYEYFHGDTSRGVGASHQTGWTGVIADLIGS from the coding sequence ATGAAAACGACAAAGAAACAACCAAACACTGTGGCCGAACGAGTTCGGTTGCAGGAGCAATACAGCGGAAAACAAGATTGGCTGCACTGGGGGCCTTACCTATCGGAGCGGCAATGGGGAACCGTGCGGGAAGATTATAGCCCCTATGGCAATGCCTGGGAGTATTTCTCGCACGACCACGCTCGCTCAAGAACCTACCGCTGGGGTGAAGACGGCATCGCCGGAATTTCCGACGAAAAGCAACGGCTTTGTTTTTCTATCGCCCTCTGGAATGGCAAAGACCCCATTTTGAAAGAACGCCTTTTCGGGCTGACGGGCAACGAAGGGAATCATGGCGAAGACGTGAAGGAACTGTACTATTACCTCGACAGCACGCCCACCCACTCGTACATGAAGCACCTTTATAAGTATCCGCAACGGGCTTTTCCCTATGCCGACCTCGTAGAGACCAACCGCTCCCGCGACCGTTATCAACCCGAATATGAGCTACTGGATACAGGTATTTTCGACGAGAACCGCTACTTCGACGTATTTACCGAATATGCCAAAGCGTCGGAACAGGATATTCTGATTCGGATTACGGTTCATAATCGCGGCTCCGAAGCCGCTCCTGTACACCTGTTGCCAACGCTTTGGTTTCGGAACAACTGGTCGTTTGGGCAGATTCCGGCCAAACCCCGGATTCGACGTGGTGCCGATACCGAAGGGGCCGGTAGCTTACAGACCGAACATCCCGGACAATGCCCCTACACGCTCTATTTTGAGCCGACCCAAACGGTATTGTTTACCGAAAATGAGACCAACACCGAGCGCGTTTTTGGTTATCCAAGTGCCCATCCGTTTACCAAAGACGCTTTCCACCGGGCCATTATTGGCGGAGAGTTCGATAGTCTGAGCCAGCGTGTCGAAGGGTCCAAAGCGGCTCCGGTCTATCAGCTTACCATACCAGCGGGTGAGTCGGTAACGGTCAAACTGCGGCTCTCACGCAGTGCCAACAGCAAACCGCTTGGTGCGGAGTTCGATCAGCTAGTTACTCAGCGCGTTCAGGAGGCCGACGAGTTTTATGCTACCATTCAGTCGCCGGAGGCTGATGCCGAAACTAAAAACATTCAGCGCCAGGCGTTTGCCGGGATGCTCTGGTCGAAGCAGTTTTATTACCTCGACGTACCCCAATGGCTCGACGGCGACCCCGGCCAGCCTGCTCCACCTGCCGAACGCAAACACGGCCGGAACCACCAGTGGCGAACCCTCAACAACGAAGACATCATCTCGATGCCCGACAAGTGGGAGTACCCCTGGTATGCAGCCTGGGATTTGGCCTTCCATTGCGTGCCGTTAGCCCGGGTTGACCCCCAGTTTGCCAAAAATCAGCTTATTCTGTTTCTACGCGAGTGGTATATGCACCCCAACGGGCAGTTACCCGCCTACGAATGGGCCTTTGGTGACGTAAATCCGCCCGTTCATGCGTGGTCGTGTCTGGCGGTGTACAAGCTCGAAGCGGCACAGACGGGCGTGGGCGATGTGGATTTTCTGAAACGGGTTTTCCTGAAACTACTGCTCAACTTTACGTGGTGGGTCAACCGCAAAGATGCCAAAGGCAACAACGTATTTGAAGGCGGGTTTCTTGGACTTGACAACATTGGTGTTTTCGACCGGAGCAATCAGATTCCGGGCGGTGGTCGATTAGAGCAGGCCGACGGCACAAGCTGGATGGCGATGTACTGCCTCAATATGCTTGAAATGGCGCTCGAAATTGCCAAAACTGATGTTACTTACGAAGACGTAGCCACCAAGTTCTTTGAGCACTTTGTCTATATCGCCGAATCGCTCAACCGCCTGGGCGAAGACTGGGATGGTTCGTGGGACGAAAACGAAGCCTTTTTCTACGACATTCTGGAACTACCCGGTCAGCACTACATACCGCTAAAAATTCGGTCGCTGGTGGGGCTTTCGACGCTCTTTGCCGTCCTGAAAATTCCGAGAAGCATCTTCGCCAAACTACCCGATTTTACGAAGCGGATGCGCTGGTTCCAGCAATATCAGAAGCAGGGGAAAATGCACATTGTGGTCGAAGATATTGACGAGAATCAGGATCTGCTGCTGTCGCTGATTCCACCGGACCGGCTGGAACGGCTACTCCATGCCATGCTCGATGAAGGTGAGTTTCTGGCTCCGGGCGGCATCCGGTCTATTTCCAAAATTCACGAACACGGCTACTCAGTGCATATCGACGGGCAGGAGTTTGGGTTACGTTATGAACCCGGCGAATCGTCGAGTGGGTTGTTTGGAGGAAATTCCAACTGGCGCGGCCCCATCTGGATGCCGATGAACTATCTGCTGGTTTGCGCGCTCCGTACCTACCATAGCTACTACGGCAATCAGGTGCAGGTAGAGTTTCCAACTGGTTCGGGGCAACAAATTTCGCTGGGTGAAGCGGCTTCTATGCTGGCTCAGCGGCTGGTTGGTATTTTCCGGCCCGATGCCAACGGGTATCGGCCTGTCAACGGCAACGAAGGCCGATATGCCACTGACCCGCATTTTAAAGACCTGGTCTTGTTCTACGAATATTTTCACGGCGACACCTCGCGGGGTGTTGGAGCCAGCCACCAAACCGGCTGGACAGGTGTAATTGCGGATTTGATTGGATCGTGA
- the vapB gene encoding type II toxin-antitoxin system VapB family antitoxin: protein MSQISPKHKTYLQLYQKYQTLPPVYQAEVADFVDFLATRKTTEKPLERKAPVFGSAKGQFQMSPDFDAPLDDLEKLPAHRYLHGPIQRSLSQRLNRIGVKNEPVIGLL from the coding sequence ATGAGTCAAATTAGCCCTAAACACAAGACGTATCTCCAACTGTATCAGAAATACCAGACTTTACCGCCTGTTTACCAAGCAGAGGTAGCTGACTTTGTTGATTTTTTGGCTACCCGTAAAACTACGGAGAAACCTCTTGAACGAAAAGCTCCCGTATTTGGGAGTGCCAAAGGCCAGTTTCAAATGAGTCCTGATTTTGATGCACCGCTGGACGATTTAGAAAAATTACCAGCACATCGCTACCTGCATGGACCGATCCAGCGGAGCCTGAGCCAGCGGCTGAACCGAATCGGTGTAAAGAATGAGCCAGTTATCGGCCTGCTCTAA
- a CDS encoding Rieske 2Fe-2S domain-containing protein codes for MALNYLPVSWNGQKKLYDWTIAGLATVYLVIFCGLQAVLFPDVTAETIIIRATSTLAFLMLHVILIIGPLCRLSTRFLPLLYNRRHLGVSMFLVASVHGIFSVIQFHSRGNVDPLVSLFTSEPGYEHLSQFPFQTLGFFALLILFLMAATSHDFWLKNLSPRVWKTLHMGVYVVYGLLVMHVLLGVLQQETATVYTVVLGIGMALVIGLHLAAAIVSQRTDSRPLGQAMDGFVEVCDVHEIAENRAKTLMINGQNIALFRYDGKVSAINNQCRHQNGPLGEGKIIDGCITCPWHGYQYLPHNGQSPPPFTEKVETYAVKCISTRVWVDPTPAPPGTPQTPALLNGQ; via the coding sequence ATGGCGCTAAACTACCTGCCCGTTTCCTGGAATGGTCAGAAAAAATTATATGATTGGACCATTGCCGGACTTGCCACGGTATATCTGGTTATTTTCTGTGGGCTTCAGGCTGTTTTGTTTCCCGACGTAACTGCCGAAACCATCATCATCCGGGCGACCAGTACACTGGCTTTTCTGATGCTTCACGTTATTTTGATTATTGGCCCATTGTGTCGGCTCAGTACCCGTTTTTTGCCATTGCTTTATAACCGGCGGCATTTGGGGGTCAGCATGTTTCTGGTGGCTTCGGTACATGGTATTTTCAGCGTGATTCAGTTTCATTCGCGTGGCAATGTCGATCCGCTGGTGTCGCTTTTTACGTCCGAACCCGGCTATGAGCACCTGTCGCAATTCCCGTTTCAGACGCTGGGCTTTTTCGCCCTTCTGATTCTGTTTTTGATGGCGGCCACCAGTCATGATTTCTGGCTAAAAAACCTAAGCCCCCGAGTCTGGAAAACCCTGCACATGGGTGTATATGTCGTTTATGGCCTCCTCGTGATGCATGTATTGCTTGGCGTATTGCAGCAGGAAACGGCTACAGTTTACACAGTTGTGCTAGGAATTGGCATGGCTTTGGTAATTGGCTTGCATTTGGCCGCAGCGATTGTCAGCCAGCGAACGGATAGTAGGCCGCTGGGTCAGGCGATGGATGGGTTTGTGGAGGTATGTGATGTGCATGAGATTGCCGAAAACCGGGCAAAGACCCTGATGATTAATGGCCAGAACATTGCGCTGTTTCGATACGATGGCAAGGTGTCGGCGATCAATAACCAGTGTCGGCATCAGAATGGGCCGCTGGGCGAAGGAAAGATCATCGACGGTTGCATTACTTGCCCCTGGCATGGTTATCAATACTTGCCCCACAATGGTCAGTCGCCCCCGCCGTTCACCGAAAAAGTAGAAACCTATGCTGTAAAGTGCATTAGTACAAGGGTCTGGGTTGACCCAACTCCGGCTCCACCCGGCACCCCCCAAACGCCAGCTTTACTTAATGGACAATGA
- a CDS encoding heme-degrading domain-containing protein — MKPSRTVLAVLLAMTTASAAIKYAVDNGAPGGSIAIVDSGRHLLYLERMGNTFFQAAELLATNLGSPNGIAFRLTKNTATSPTGTFRIFIIPRRYTSPLTPACIKSEPSTAVSW, encoded by the coding sequence ATGAAACCATCACGCACCGTACTGGCCGTATTGCTGGCCATGACCACCGCTTCGGCTGCTATCAAATACGCCGTCGATAACGGCGCACCCGGCGGTAGCATCGCCATTGTGGATTCGGGCAGACATCTGCTCTACCTCGAACGGATGGGCAATACCTTTTTTCAGGCCGCTGAACTACTCGCTACCAACCTCGGCAGCCCTAACGGCATTGCGTTTCGCCTGACGAAAAATACCGCTACGTCTCCAACCGGGACATTCAGGATATTCATCATACCAAGACGCTATACCTCCCCGCTCACACCGGCTTGTATAAAATCAGAACCGTCAACGGCGGTAAGCTGGTAA
- a CDS encoding MIP/aquaporin family protein has product MKTLQKNWPLYLIEAWALGTFMVSASLVVIAVEYPASPIRQVIDSSIVRRALIGVAMGLTAIGLIYSGWGKQSGAHLNPAVTIAQWRLNRISTIDALAYIVAQFVGGSLAIALLAWLMPSYMAHPAVNFITTQPGPTGVWVALACEFLLAFGMLTLVLILSNSVRLAPYTGYFVGLVVALYITFEAPFSGMSINPARTVSSALSAQVWAGWWLYFIGPITGMWLAGWLYRRRYRRRQGECRTMAMHLSGQKSGCQTYEVLWWSEDES; this is encoded by the coding sequence ATGAAAACACTACAAAAAAATTGGCCACTCTACCTGATTGAAGCCTGGGCCTTAGGTACGTTTATGGTGTCGGCCTCGCTGGTTGTCATTGCCGTCGAGTATCCGGCTTCGCCTATTCGGCAGGTTATTGATTCATCGATTGTTCGGCGGGCCTTGATTGGCGTAGCGATGGGGCTAACGGCCATCGGGCTGATTTATTCGGGATGGGGCAAACAGTCGGGTGCACACCTGAATCCAGCCGTTACCATTGCCCAGTGGCGGCTGAACCGGATTTCGACCATTGATGCATTGGCTTATATCGTGGCGCAATTTGTGGGCGGTTCGCTGGCTATTGCCCTGCTGGCCTGGCTTATGCCGAGCTACATGGCGCACCCAGCCGTCAATTTTATAACAACACAACCCGGTCCAACGGGTGTTTGGGTGGCGCTGGCGTGTGAATTTTTACTGGCCTTTGGCATGCTCACGCTGGTATTGATCCTCAGTAATTCGGTTCGGCTGGCTCCCTACACGGGCTATTTTGTGGGGCTGGTTGTGGCATTGTACATCACGTTTGAAGCTCCTTTTTCCGGGATGAGCATCAACCCGGCCCGCACCGTTAGCTCGGCCTTGTCGGCACAGGTCTGGGCAGGCTGGTGGCTCTATTTCATCGGTCCCATTACGGGTATGTGGCTGGCAGGCTGGCTCTACCGACGCCGTTACCGACGGCGGCAGGGTGAGTGTCGTACAATGGCCATGCACCTATCCGGCCAGAAAAGCGGTTGCCAGACGTATGAAGTGCTCTGGTGGAGCGAAGATGAAAGTTAG
- a CDS encoding SDR family NAD(P)-dependent oxidoreductase — MKTILVTGAAGNLGKSVVEHLQQQGYLVLATFSSDRDLHLYDHLPNVRPYVVNVLDEASITTFMTDTSDFDIRAAVLLVGGFAMGRIQQTDVRLLEKMIDLNFVSAFNLVKPLMCRFEQRGGGQFVLIGSRPTLNPTEGKDVFAYAMSKALVFELAKLINAEGKHAHTTATVVVPSTLDTPANRTAMPDADPAHWVPTERIADLITFLISDTGRMTRETVVKIYNRA; from the coding sequence ATGAAAACAATTCTTGTAACCGGAGCTGCCGGTAATCTGGGAAAATCGGTTGTTGAACACTTGCAGCAGCAAGGCTATTTGGTACTGGCCACGTTCAGTTCTGACCGCGACCTTCACCTGTATGACCATCTGCCCAATGTGCGCCCTTACGTGGTCAATGTGCTGGATGAAGCTAGTATAACAACTTTCATGACCGATACGTCGGATTTTGATATACGTGCGGCTGTGTTGCTCGTCGGAGGATTTGCTATGGGACGTATTCAGCAAACCGACGTTCGGCTGCTCGAAAAAATGATTGACCTCAATTTTGTGTCAGCCTTTAACCTCGTCAAACCGCTGATGTGTCGCTTTGAACAACGGGGAGGAGGCCAGTTTGTGCTGATCGGTTCACGCCCTACGCTCAACCCGACTGAAGGGAAGGATGTATTTGCCTACGCCATGAGCAAAGCCCTTGTTTTTGAACTGGCCAAGCTGATCAATGCCGAGGGTAAGCACGCGCATACGACCGCCACCGTAGTGGTGCCCAGCACCCTCGATACGCCCGCCAACCGGACAGCCATGCCCGATGCCGACCCGGCCCACTGGGTGCCGACCGAACGCATTGCCGACCTGATTACCTTTCTGATCAGCGATACGGGCCGAATGACGCGCGAAACCGTCGTGAAAATCTATAACCGGGCTTAA
- a CDS encoding amylo-alpha-1,6-glucosidase has translation MNLNNFDELTDREWLVTNGLGGYASSTLTGANSRRYHGLLVAAHNPPTDRQVVVSKVEETVLTEQGSVSLSSNRYGEFVHPQGWQHLVSFERLPLPTWAFQVGEHQIAKTVWMVQNANTTLVSYQNRGKTAVTLQLMPLFVQRDYHSLFHQTDFYDYYIAQIKPYLKLYAHYGAQPVYWAYSGGTFVESRAWYHQFTYREEQKRGLDFVEDAYSVGYVEVRLEAGDECFLTFSMDENLLIPNPVDLRTAEINRVEALRQSQTDSFLKDLVLSANQFIVQRQSTGSETIIAGYHWFTDWGRDTMIALRGLCISLGHQQTAKRILATFFQYLDDGMLPNRFPDNSQDPVEYNTIDATLWLFVALYEYHQRFNDLAFVEQYYEQLLTILDAHQNGTRYGIHVTDEGLLYGGRGTAQLTWMDARVGDYVVTSRHGCPVEVNALWYNALKITIYFAQQLRRKPDMYGLMLRRFEKSFRSAFWNEKGYLNDVVLPGSAPDASIRPNQIYALSLPFPLLNKTDQQQILKMVETHLYTPYGLRTLSPDDPAFVAVYGGDQWLRDTAYHQGTVWPFLLGEYWTAYVRVHGDTVATRKRMNGELATLKQHFYENDCLFGISEIFDGLHPQHGRGTANQAWSVGAIIKLLTDYPARLPRTKDENTTKKLATLPD, from the coding sequence ATGAACCTTAATAATTTTGATGAACTCACCGACCGCGAATGGCTCGTTACCAACGGGTTGGGTGGCTATGCCAGTAGTACGCTGACGGGTGCCAATTCGCGTCGGTATCATGGACTGTTGGTGGCGGCACACAATCCGCCAACCGACCGTCAGGTAGTGGTGTCGAAGGTAGAAGAAACGGTGCTGACCGAACAGGGTAGTGTATCGTTGTCGAGCAATCGGTATGGCGAGTTTGTGCATCCGCAGGGGTGGCAGCATCTGGTTTCGTTTGAGCGATTGCCATTACCAACCTGGGCTTTTCAGGTAGGCGAACACCAGATTGCCAAAACCGTATGGATGGTTCAGAACGCCAACACCACGCTGGTGTCGTATCAGAACCGGGGCAAAACTGCCGTCACCCTGCAACTAATGCCCTTATTTGTGCAGCGCGATTACCACAGCCTGTTTCATCAGACCGATTTTTACGACTACTACATCGCTCAGATCAAACCTTACCTGAAGCTCTATGCCCATTATGGCGCTCAGCCAGTGTACTGGGCTTATTCGGGCGGAACGTTCGTCGAAAGTCGGGCGTGGTATCATCAGTTTACGTATCGGGAAGAGCAGAAACGGGGACTGGACTTTGTCGAGGATGCGTATTCAGTAGGTTACGTGGAGGTACGGCTGGAGGCTGGTGACGAATGTTTTCTGACGTTTTCGATGGATGAAAATCTGCTGATTCCAAACCCTGTTGATTTACGTACTGCTGAAATCAATCGAGTTGAAGCCCTACGCCAATCACAAACAGACTCGTTTTTGAAAGACCTTGTGCTGTCCGCCAATCAGTTTATTGTACAACGGCAATCGACAGGTAGCGAGACCATCATTGCCGGGTATCACTGGTTTACCGATTGGGGCCGCGATACCATGATTGCCTTGCGGGGACTGTGTATTTCGCTCGGTCATCAGCAAACGGCCAAACGAATTCTGGCTACGTTTTTTCAGTATCTGGATGATGGTATGCTGCCCAATCGCTTCCCCGACAACAGCCAGGACCCGGTTGAATACAACACCATCGATGCGACGCTGTGGCTGTTTGTGGCCCTCTACGAATACCACCAACGGTTCAACGACCTGGCGTTTGTGGAGCAATATTATGAGCAGTTGCTAACCATACTGGATGCCCATCAGAACGGCACCCGCTACGGTATTCATGTGACCGATGAGGGGCTGTTGTACGGCGGCCGAGGCACCGCCCAGCTCACCTGGATGGATGCCCGCGTAGGCGATTATGTCGTAACATCCCGCCACGGCTGTCCGGTTGAAGTGAACGCGTTGTGGTACAATGCGCTGAAAATCACGATTTACTTTGCCCAGCAACTACGTCGAAAACCCGATATGTATGGGCTGATGCTTCGGCGGTTTGAGAAAAGTTTCCGGTCGGCATTCTGGAATGAAAAAGGCTATCTGAACGATGTGGTTCTTCCTGGCAGCGCACCCGATGCCAGCATCCGGCCCAACCAGATTTATGCCTTGAGCCTACCATTTCCCTTGCTAAACAAAACTGACCAACAACAAATTCTCAAGATGGTAGAGACTCATCTATACACACCCTATGGCCTGCGAACCCTCTCGCCCGACGATCCGGCGTTTGTGGCGGTTTATGGGGGCGATCAGTGGCTGCGCGATACGGCCTATCATCAGGGAACCGTATGGCCATTTTTGCTGGGTGAATACTGGACCGCCTATGTACGGGTACATGGCGACACAGTAGCTACCCGAAAGCGTATGAATGGCGAACTGGCAACGCTGAAACAGCACTTTTACGAAAACGACTGCCTCTTTGGTATCTCCGAAATTTTCGACGGCTTGCACCCGCAACACGGACGAGGCACTGCCAATCAGGCCTGGTCGGTGGGAGCCATTATCAAACTATTGACCGATTACCCGGCTCGGTTACCGCGCACAAAGGATGAAAACACTACAAAAAAATTGGCCACTCTACCTGATTGA